A genomic window from Micromonospora violae includes:
- the yicI gene encoding alpha-xylosidase, with translation MKFTDGYWQLRPGVSVLRPGTVESVEPDKRGFTVFAPTGQITGRGDTLNRPLVTVRFFSPAPGVIGVTIAHHTGGLPREPHFALDTDDTHPVTVDVSGLSATLTTGELTARVALIDGWKVEFLHGDRLVTASTARSIGVVTDAEGRHHVHERLALGVGETVYGLGERFGPFVKNGQTVDIWNADGGTASEQAYKNVPFYLSSAGYGVFVDHPEHVSFEVGSEVVTQTQFSVEGQSLTYYVIDGPHPKDVLRRYTALTGRPARIPAWSYGLWLSTSFTTSYDEKTVTEFVDGMAERGLPLSVFHFDCFWMRQFHWVDFVWDPATFPDPEGMLRRLHERDLKVCVWINPYIAQRSYLFEEGRAAGYLVRNPDGSVWQWDKWQAGMALVDFTNPDAVAWFTGKLKVLLDMGVDCFKTDFGERIPTDVVWHDGSDPQRMHNYYSYLYNKAVFELLETERGKGEAVLFARSATTGGQQFPVHWGGDCESTFVAMAESLRGGLSLAASGFGYWSHDIGGFEGTPDPAVFKRWVAFGLLSSHSRLHGSGSYRVPWAFDEEAVDVLRHFTHLKLSLMPYLAAAAEEAHRDGTPMMRPMFLEFPDDPATAHLDRQYMLGSDVLVAPVLSADGDVTYYVPAGTWTHLVTGAQVTGPAWVTEKHGFDSLPVLARPGAVIPFGSRTDRPDYEWADDVRLRVYAPAEGQRTRVRVPSPGNGPGAEFDVRYEGGTASAELVAGTSTGYICEIQGTER, from the coding sequence GTGAAGTTCACCGACGGGTACTGGCAGCTGCGCCCCGGCGTCAGCGTCCTGCGCCCTGGCACCGTGGAGTCGGTCGAGCCGGACAAGCGCGGCTTCACCGTCTTCGCACCGACCGGTCAGATCACCGGACGCGGCGACACCCTCAACCGGCCCCTGGTCACCGTCCGGTTCTTCTCCCCCGCCCCCGGCGTCATCGGGGTGACCATCGCCCACCACACCGGAGGGCTGCCCCGCGAGCCGCACTTCGCGCTGGACACCGACGACACGCACCCGGTCACCGTCGACGTCAGCGGGCTCAGCGCCACGCTGACCACCGGCGAGTTGACCGCGCGGGTCGCGCTCATCGACGGCTGGAAGGTCGAGTTCCTGCACGGCGACCGGCTGGTCACCGCGTCCACCGCGCGCAGCATCGGCGTCGTCACCGACGCCGAGGGCCGCCACCATGTGCACGAACGGCTCGCCCTCGGTGTCGGAGAGACGGTGTACGGGCTGGGCGAGCGCTTCGGCCCGTTCGTCAAGAACGGGCAGACCGTCGACATCTGGAACGCCGACGGCGGCACCGCCAGCGAGCAGGCGTACAAGAACGTGCCGTTCTACCTCAGCAGCGCCGGCTACGGGGTCTTCGTCGACCACCCGGAGCACGTGTCGTTCGAGGTGGGCTCCGAGGTCGTCACGCAGACCCAGTTCAGCGTCGAAGGCCAGTCGCTCACCTACTACGTCATCGACGGGCCCCACCCGAAGGACGTGCTGCGCCGGTACACCGCGCTCACCGGCCGTCCGGCCCGGATCCCCGCCTGGTCGTACGGCCTCTGGCTCTCCACGTCGTTCACCACCTCGTACGACGAGAAGACCGTGACCGAGTTCGTCGACGGGATGGCCGAGCGGGGACTGCCCCTGTCGGTGTTCCACTTCGACTGCTTCTGGATGCGTCAGTTCCACTGGGTCGACTTCGTCTGGGACCCGGCGACCTTCCCCGACCCCGAGGGGATGCTGCGCCGGCTGCACGAGCGCGACCTGAAGGTGTGTGTCTGGATCAACCCGTACATCGCGCAGCGCTCGTACCTCTTCGAGGAGGGCCGCGCGGCCGGCTACCTGGTGCGCAACCCCGACGGCTCGGTCTGGCAGTGGGACAAGTGGCAGGCCGGCATGGCGCTTGTCGACTTCACCAACCCGGACGCGGTCGCGTGGTTCACCGGCAAGCTCAAGGTGCTGCTGGACATGGGCGTCGACTGCTTCAAGACCGACTTCGGCGAGCGCATCCCGACCGACGTGGTGTGGCACGACGGCTCGGACCCGCAGCGGATGCACAACTACTACTCGTACCTCTACAACAAGGCCGTCTTCGAGCTGCTGGAGACCGAGCGCGGCAAGGGCGAGGCGGTGCTCTTCGCCCGCTCGGCCACCACCGGCGGGCAGCAGTTCCCGGTGCACTGGGGCGGCGACTGCGAGTCGACGTTCGTCGCGATGGCCGAGTCGCTGCGCGGCGGGCTGTCCCTGGCGGCGTCCGGCTTCGGCTACTGGAGCCACGACATCGGCGGATTCGAGGGCACTCCCGACCCGGCGGTGTTCAAGCGGTGGGTCGCCTTCGGGCTGCTCTCCTCGCACTCCCGGCTGCACGGCTCCGGCTCCTACCGGGTGCCGTGGGCGTTCGACGAGGAGGCCGTCGACGTGCTGCGGCACTTCACGCACCTCAAGCTGAGCCTGATGCCGTACCTGGCGGCCGCCGCCGAGGAGGCACACCGCGACGGCACCCCGATGATGCGGCCGATGTTCCTGGAGTTCCCGGACGACCCGGCGACGGCACACCTGGACCGGCAGTACATGCTCGGCTCGGACGTGCTGGTCGCGCCGGTGCTCAGCGCCGACGGCGACGTCACGTACTACGTACCCGCCGGCACCTGGACGCACCTGGTCACCGGCGCGCAGGTCACCGGCCCGGCCTGGGTGACCGAGAAGCACGGCTTCGACAGCCTGCCGGTGCTGGCCCGTCCCGGCGCGGTCATCCCGTTCGGCTCCCGCACCGACCGACCGGACTACGAGTGGGCCGACGACGTGCGGCTGCGGGTGTACGCACCGGCCGAGGGGCAGCGGACCCGGGTACGGGTACCGTCACCCGGCAACGGGCCGGGCGCCGAGTTCGACGTGCGCTACGAGGGTGGCACGGCCAGTGCCGAACTGGTCGCCGGCACCTCGACGGGCTACATCTGCGAGATCCAGGGGACGGAACGATGA